From Rhizobium sp. Pop5:
GATGCCGCCGATACACGGTGCGACACAGCATCTGACATGATGCCGTTTATTTAATCCGTCGTTGCCAATGCGAGTTTTTTATGCAAGCCTCTGAAGCTAGAATTGCATTTCGCACGGGGCCTGCACAAAGCCAGCAGTGCTAGTCCATTGGTAAGATTGAGGAAATAAAGGCCATGCCCTCCGATACGGCCGGCTCCTGGATGCCTGTCGCGCTTTCTGACGACCTGCCATCGGCAACCGTCCTACCGGCCTCGATCCCGGCACGATCGATTGCTCTCTGGCGCAGTCAATCCGGGTGCGTCTCGGCCGCGTCGGACCGCTGCCCACATCGCGGCATGCGGTTGTCTCAGGGCTTCGTGCGGGGCGAGGCGCTCTCCTGTATTTATCACGGCTGGAGCTATTCTTCGGCGGGAGAATGCGTGCGTATCCCGGCTCATCCCGGTCTCGTGCCGCCGGAAACGATTCGGGTAGCGGTCCACAGGGTCGAAGAATCGGACGGCATCGTCTGGGTGGCAGTCGGCGAACCGGCCATGCCGCCGCCACGCCTTGGCCATCTCTCTCCAATACGCTCGCTGACGATCGATGCCGAGATCGAAGCAATCGAGGCGGCAGCCGGCGGAAAAGCCGGTGCCGACGGGCTGATCCAGCTCGTTGATTATTCGTGGATCCGACTGCTGCCGATGGCGCAGAGTGGGTCCACGCTCATTCACGTCTTGGTCGAACGGGATCGCAATGTCGGAGATCGGGTTACGGCATCCCGCACCGCCGAAGCCGTGCGCCGCCGGGCGGAGACACGCCGGAAGGATGCCGCATGAGAGAAGCCGGCGCGATGCTCGATGAATGGTATCCGGTCGGCCTGCTCAGCCAACTCATCGAGGCAGGAAGCAAGACCGCTTTGATGGGCGAGCCGATCGAGGTGGTCCGCACGCCTGACGGTGCTGCGCGGGTCATATCGGGCAATGGAAATTCCATGCCTGTTCGCATCCGCTATGGTCATGTCTGGTCTTCTCTCGGCACTCCCGCCAGGGAGCTGTTTGCTATCCCCGAAGCGGATCAGCCCGGCCGACGCTTCGTCGACGTCGGCGTCGTGCGGGTGCGCTGCTCGCCTCTGCGGGCAGTCGAGAACTTCCTTGACGTCGCGCATTTTCCCTTCGTCCACACGGACATACTCGGGGCCGAACCGCATACGGAGGTCGAAAACTATAAAGTCGAGATCCGTGAGGAAGAGGATGAAGTCTGGGCGACGCAGGTAAAGTTCTACCAGCCGCAGGCCGCAAAGTCCGCGACCGGCGGAATCACAACCGAATATATGTACCGCGTTCCGGCCCCGACCTGCTCGGTGCTTTACAAGACCTGCCCGCCTCGTCCGGAGGAATGGGATGTCATTACCCTGTTCGTCCAGCCGCTTGCGGAAGACCTTTGCGACGTGTGGCCGTGGATGGCCCTCTTCGACGATGTGACGCCAATGACAGACCTCATCCATTTTCAGCAGATGATTTTCCTGCAGGATCGGTCGATCCTCGAAAACCAGATCCCAGCCCTTCTGCCGCTCGATCCAGGGATGGAAATTCCGACCAGGGCCGACCTGACATCGATCGCTTACCGGCGCTGGCTGAAGCGCCGCAATTATCTCTATGGCGCACAGCTGGTCGCCCAATGAAGCTCTACGACTACATCCTATCACCGAGCTGTTACAAGATCCGCCTGATGGCCGCGCTCCTCGGCATCAAGCTGGATATCCGCCCGGTCGATTTCCATCCCGGGATGGAGCATCGCGGTCCCGAGCTTCTGGCCCTCAATCCGGCGGGGTCCATCCCGATCCTCGTGGATGGTGATCTCGTGCTGACCGAATCCTCGGCCATGCTCGCCTATCTTGCCGCCCGAAGCGGCCCCGACTGGCTGGGCTGCGACGGCCCGCAAGAGACGGCGCGCACGCAACAATGGCTCTCGTTTTCGCATCGGCTGACGACAAATCTCGGTGGAGCGCGACTGCATCAGATGCTTCTGCGCCCGGGCAATATCGAGGCGCTGCGGGCGCAAGGGGTCGCAGCACTGCGCGAACTGGAGGCCAGGCTTTTTGAACAGCGGCTCCGCGACATGCGGTTCCTGACATCAGATCGTGCGGTGATCGCCGACATAGCCTGTTTCCCCTATGTGGCACTGGCGCCCGATGGCGGGATCTCGCTCGATCCCTATCCGAACATCCGGCTCTGGATGCGCGCCATCCGCAGCCTTGAAGGTTTTATCGAAATGCCCGGCATCCACCGACTGCACGAGTTGAAGCCCGACCCCCATCCCGTCAAAGAGGAGAAGTGAGATGGCGGGCTACCTGCTGAAGAACTGCGCCGCCATTATCGTCGACGAAGGCAACGGGCCGGCGGTACGCCGGAACGCAGATCTGCTGACCAGCGGTCCGTCGATCCAGGCGATCGGCACGAACCTTTCGCAAGAGGCCCTGCCTCGCGACACGATCATTCAGGATGCATCCGGCTGGTTTGTCTACCCGGGTCTCGTCAACACCCATCACCACTTCTTCCAGTGCTTCGTACGCAATCGGGCCGATCTCGACTGGACGAAGCTCTCCGTCATCGAATGGCTCGACCGGATCTATCCGATCTTCTCACGGCTGAACGAGGATTGCTTCTATCATTCGTCGGTCACGGCCATGGCGGAGATGATCAAGCACGGCTGTACGACAGCCTTCGACCACCAATATTGTTTTCCCCGGCACGCCGGAAAGCGCCTGATCGATCGCCAGTTCGAGGCAGCGGAGCTTCTCGGCATGCGCTTCCACGCCGGCCGTGGCGGCAATACGCTGCCAAAGTCCGAGGGCTCGACGATTCCGGACGCCATGCTGGAAACCACGGACGAGTTCATCGCCGATTGCGCCCGGCTGATCGACAGCTACCACGACGCCGGCGCCTTCAGCATGCGGCAGGTGGTCGTCGCTCCCTGTCAGCCTGTGAACTGCTACCGCGAAACCTTCGTCGAGTCGGTGGCGCTCGCCCGTGATCGCGGCGTCCGGCTGCACACGCATGTCGGGGAAGGCGAAAGTCCGGTCATCGAGGCGCGGCATGGGATGCGTACGGTCGACTACTGCGCCGAACTCGGCTTTGCCGGCCCCGACAGTTTTTATGCTCATTGCTGGGAACTGACACATGACGAACTGCGGAAGATGGCGGCAAGCGGCACGGGTGTCTCCCATTGCCCCGAACCCGTCTACCTGGTCGGCGCCGAAGTGACGGACATTCCCGCGATGGCGGCCTTCGGCCTGCGGATCGGCCTCGGTTGCGATGGCGCGGCTTCGAATGACAATTCCAACCTCATGCACTGCATCCACTCTGCCTATATGCTGCAGTGCCTGACGGCCTCGACACGCGCCCATCCGGTTCCAGCGCCGGTCGATTTCCTGAGCTACGGGACGACGGGTGGCGCGAGCCTGCTTGGCCGCAGCGATATAGGGCGGCTTGCTCCCGGCATGGCCGCCGACCTCTTCGCGATCGATACCAGGCGGATGGATTATGTCGGAACGCGTCACGACCCTTTGAGCCTGATTACCAAGGTCGGGATCGGCATGCCGACCGATCTCACAATGATCAACGGCCGCATCGTCTGGCAGGCTGGCGAGTTTATCGGCCTCGACGAAAGTCAGCTTTTCGCCGCCGCGGAAGCGGCGCTCGAGACAATCAAATTCTAAAACCAAAAAAAGAGGGAACTACATGTCTAACGATTTCACCCGCAGAACACTCATGAAAAGCGCGGCGGTTGCCGGCCTCGCGACTGCTTTTGCCGGCCGCTCCGCGTTCGCCGCCGACGAACCGCTCGGCATTGCCCTCGTCGTTCCCTCGCCAATCGGCGACGTCGGCTGGGGCCATGCGCTTGCCGCCGGCATCGACCCGATCAAGGCGGCCTATGGCGACAAGGTGAAGGTCACGGTCATCGAAAACATCTCTGAAGGGCCGGACGCCGACCGCATCATGAACAAGACCGTCGCCGACGGAAACCGCTTCCTGATCGCCGGCTCCTTCGGCTATCAAAATGGCGCGCTGCAGATCGCCCGTCGCAACCCGAAGGTGACCGTCCTGCATGCTTCAGGGTTCCAGGTCGCACCGAATTTCTCGCCTTTCGCCGCAAAGTACTTTCAAGGAACTTACCTGCTCGGCATGGCGGCGGCGGCCGTCTCCAAGACCGGCAAGCTCGGCTCGGTGTCGGCCTTTGCCATTCCCGAGCTGATCACCTCGGTCAACGCCTTCACGCTGGGTGCGCAGGCCGTCAGGCCGGATATCGAAGTGTCTGTCGTCTGGGTCAATTCCTGGTTCGACCCGGCCAAGGAGCAGGAAGCCGCCAAGGCGCTGATCTCGCAGGGCTGCGACGTGATCTTTTCGAATGCGCAGGACACGCCTTCGGTGATTT
This genomic window contains:
- a CDS encoding Rieske (2Fe-2S) protein, which produces MPSDTAGSWMPVALSDDLPSATVLPASIPARSIALWRSQSGCVSAASDRCPHRGMRLSQGFVRGEALSCIYHGWSYSSAGECVRIPAHPGLVPPETIRVAVHRVEESDGIVWVAVGEPAMPPPRLGHLSPIRSLTIDAEIEAIEAAAGGKAGADGLIQLVDYSWIRLLPMAQSGSTLIHVLVERDRNVGDRVTASRTAEAVRRRAETRRKDAA
- a CDS encoding aromatic ring-hydroxylating dioxygenase subunit alpha, giving the protein MREAGAMLDEWYPVGLLSQLIEAGSKTALMGEPIEVVRTPDGAARVISGNGNSMPVRIRYGHVWSSLGTPARELFAIPEADQPGRRFVDVGVVRVRCSPLRAVENFLDVAHFPFVHTDILGAEPHTEVENYKVEIREEEDEVWATQVKFYQPQAAKSATGGITTEYMYRVPAPTCSVLYKTCPPRPEEWDVITLFVQPLAEDLCDVWPWMALFDDVTPMTDLIHFQQMIFLQDRSILENQIPALLPLDPGMEIPTRADLTSIAYRRWLKRRNYLYGAQLVAQ
- a CDS encoding glutathione S-transferase family protein, yielding MKLYDYILSPSCYKIRLMAALLGIKLDIRPVDFHPGMEHRGPELLALNPAGSIPILVDGDLVLTESSAMLAYLAARSGPDWLGCDGPQETARTQQWLSFSHRLTTNLGGARLHQMLLRPGNIEALRAQGVAALRELEARLFEQRLRDMRFLTSDRAVIADIACFPYVALAPDGGISLDPYPNIRLWMRAIRSLEGFIEMPGIHRLHELKPDPHPVKEEK
- a CDS encoding amidohydrolase; translation: MAGYLLKNCAAIIVDEGNGPAVRRNADLLTSGPSIQAIGTNLSQEALPRDTIIQDASGWFVYPGLVNTHHHFFQCFVRNRADLDWTKLSVIEWLDRIYPIFSRLNEDCFYHSSVTAMAEMIKHGCTTAFDHQYCFPRHAGKRLIDRQFEAAELLGMRFHAGRGGNTLPKSEGSTIPDAMLETTDEFIADCARLIDSYHDAGAFSMRQVVVAPCQPVNCYRETFVESVALARDRGVRLHTHVGEGESPVIEARHGMRTVDYCAELGFAGPDSFYAHCWELTHDELRKMAASGTGVSHCPEPVYLVGAEVTDIPAMAAFGLRIGLGCDGAASNDNSNLMHCIHSAYMLQCLTASTRAHPVPAPVDFLSYGTTGGASLLGRSDIGRLAPGMAADLFAIDTRRMDYVGTRHDPLSLITKVGIGMPTDLTMINGRIVWQAGEFIGLDESQLFAAAEAALETIKF
- a CDS encoding BMP family ABC transporter substrate-binding protein, yielding MSNDFTRRTLMKSAAVAGLATAFAGRSAFAADEPLGIALVVPSPIGDVGWGHALAAGIDPIKAAYGDKVKVTVIENISEGPDADRIMNKTVADGNRFLIAGSFGYQNGALQIARRNPKVTVLHASGFQVAPNFSPFAAKYFQGTYLLGMAAAAVSKTGKLGSVSAFAIPELITSVNAFTLGAQAVRPDIEVSVVWVNSWFDPAKEQEAAKALISQGCDVIFSNAQDTPSVISACEEAGVYAFNLNSSMKKYAEKTYLGCIATDWSPFFKASVDAHLAGTFKGATAFLGVADKVVEVVDWNPAIPADTMSKIKEIEAKIADGSFSPFTGPITKADGSEGAASGATLTDAQIVAMDWHVKGVTTPLPK